AACATcaaactattcatttttttttcaatgggtGAATATtacattcaaatttcaaagtctTCAATGGAAACGTTAATGACTATGTGAACCACAAACAAAAGGATAATAGTGATAATATATAGTTACAACAAGGATGAAAGAGAATtcgaagcttttttttttttttagaatcaaagagAATTCGAAGCTTGATTCAGTAAAAGCCAAAAAATCACAAGTGATGccttaattaattaagtaatcAAGGACATAAATCACCagtggataattttttttttctgttacatagggttattattattattattattattatagtggatccatcaaacaaaacaaaaaggggATCTTTATTATAGAGCTTCCATGTGGGCTAGCTACTGAGAGAACCATACTAGCTTCTGGAATATGGTCGGGACGAAAGGCATTGAGAAACTTTATTTTTGGCTAGTTATAACCTTGTTGATGTCATTGGCTATGGCCTCGGCATCCATTGATACTCCAAAGAGTCCTCTCCTTGACAATCCAGCACAATATAGGCCCTTCTCTCCTTTCCAGTGGTTTGGCATTCTATTCTTTGGCATTCCATCACCATTAAGAGCATACTTATAGTCCTGCAAAAGATAATATTACACATTACTACAGGACCAAGTGCCCTTTTATAACACATTACTTAGTGCCCATCCTTcccattttgattttgttatacCTATTTAAGAAACCCAactttctaaaagaaaattatctaGGTTGTTTTTTGATACTTGAATTTAgatttgagtttgaattttAAAGTGATGGATTTAAAATGCTTTAATTCCaaattcataaatatttaaGCATGTTGGATTTATAAAATTGTATAGGTTTAGAagttatttcaaattcaaagatTTTACGATTTAAAGTCTctggtaaatttgtcaaattcaaattcttgaCTATTTGTAAACTATTCAAACAAGATATTtagattttaatatattatcCAATCCAAATCCGTGTGCCTAAATCTATCATCCAAACATGccattatgcatttttttttttatataaaaattgcaagtttccaaaactattttaattataacttcttcttttttttttgagagaattttaattttaactttagTGTAAGAAGAATGTTgtctttttaaatatataaagtgAAGGGTATGTAATGAActttatttattaacttttcaAAGATCTTCATTTTGGGACTTCCTAAAATGGAATAAATATTGCTCAACAATATGGGACAATATGAGACAGGgaatatcataataataataataataaaacctttAGCCATTTATTTGCTGCGCTTTTATAGCCAGTGGCCAAAACAATGGCATCGAAATTCTTTTCTGTGCCATTTTTGAACTTCACATTATTCTTTTCAATGTTCAAAATCTCCGAGACAACCTGCAGTAAacaaagaaaggaaattttCATATTAGATGTCATGTGAACTATGTCTTGTAATCTGGAGAAAACTCAGGCACTTAATTTcttgattaaataaaaatagtagtaacaaatttcatttatttattttgcttgtgAACGTGTTCCGCAAATGTTAAAAAGGAGtcaggagaaaaaaaaacatttctgattcttatatttttattttttcagaataaacttctttttttcttctttttattttttttttttgagaagaaaaccTGATTTTTAACTTGGTTATTAAGTTTTCACAATTTCTATTTTagtgtttatattttttaagttactattatTTTGATCCCTAACATATTCtcatatttagaaaattttatttttaaaatagccGTGCAATTCATTAGCCACATACGAATTATTATTCATAAGTAAAATAAGGGTCAAGACCAAAATGATAGCAAGTTTAATAATATaatgacaaaaacaaaatatataaaaaatattgtcaaaaaatatataggaacaaaaaatgtgttttgccttaatttaaaacataattttaattatgagAAGTTACCTCTATCCCTCCATTTTGAATCTTTCCTATGGTTCCAACATCGATAACCGGAGATCTTCCTGTTACATTTTTATGAGTGAATGGACCTCTCAGTGGTCTGTAAATCCCATACTTAGTCAAATCACCATATTTGAGTCTTGCAAGCATTGTGATTAGAGTATCCACCATGTAAACTGGGAGATAATTCAACAAAGACATTCCCCGATGCACCAATTCTTTGGTCAACACATGAAACTACAATCAAACACATTAGTATATAGTGAGTTAACTATTAACAAACTATTAAAGGAAGAAGTATATATGGCtttaaacatgtttggagctgTATTGCTCCAACCTAGATTTGGCGATTAAATTAGATATCATTTATATGTAATTTTAgttacatgatttttttaaaataatttatgtgaattgtttaaataatacacataaatAGTTTTATAAACTATTACACAATagattagaaaatataattccAAACGTATTTGGAActaaacatttttcaaaattatacatATTAGATTTTTATGATGCCAACCGAATCCAATTCTACGAATTCCATGTGCCAAgagttgagaaaaaaataatggattgttgttgttgttattattattattattattataattattatcaggttcaagtatatatataaaatcaataagtaaatattatcaggttcaagtttatttcaaaagtttttttttaaaaataaataatgtttttataaaaaatatttacttatatatttctaGGATGTCTCCTCAATATTATTTGGTTCAATGAACTATTATGGTTTAAGAGTAATTAGAGGTCTCATAGAAAAAGAATAGTTAGAGGAAAAATGAAgtacattaataatttataaacttttttattttttatgaaatacattaaatatattataaattcttATAcgaatatgtattatttttttgtgttctaccaatcacaacttgtcgtgtgtttatttatttatttattttcattttaaattttggttattttataaggaaagtaaaacaaatatataacaagttgtgactgttggagagagagagagaatatacATGCAAGTTAATACGTACACAATAAGAAAAGTGAATCTTACCGGACTTCTAATAACAATTGAAGTGCGAGCTCCATGGTCTGTAAGGTCATAGGCAATCTCCATTCCAGAATTACCACATCCAATTACCAAAACATCCTTAGATTTATATCTTGAACCTGATTTGAAATGGTTGGAATGGACAATCTCACCTGGAAAACTTGACAACCCTTTAATATCAGGAATATAACCCTCATTATTCTCACCACTAGCAACCACTAAGAACTCAGCATGGTAAACTTCCACATTTCCTTCTAATTTGTTCTTAGCTTCAATTCTCCATTTCTTTCCAGCTTCAACCAAAGAAGCCGATTCGACAGTCCTATGGTAGAGAGGGTTTATATTAAATTGTGAGACATAATCATCcacatatttaagaaaaaaatcttTGGGCATGAAGGTAGGTGCATCAGGAGGGAGAGGCTTATGtggcaagaaacaaaattctttTGCTAAATGGAGACCTAATCGATCATAGGTTCTTTTCTTCCAAAGAGAAGCATAACAATCTTCTCTTTCAAGGATCAAATGCGGGATCGAGTGGTGAGTTAAGCATGCTGAAGTTGCAAGACCAGAAGGCCCAGCTCCTACGATCAACACTTTTGTTTCCATGGTAATCACTAATTCAACAATTCGATCACAAGGTCGAATGTATATGATTTTTACTTTTGCTTTAATTTTCTAAGTACTTCCAAAGTGTAGTGATGGATATTCTTTTCatgtttgattttataaataaatcaaaacttaTCTCATTAATGACAATATCTGTACAATTCTGTCTCTGGTTCTCTTGGATTTTGATTTCCATAACTGTAAATCATGATGTATATCCGTGCATGTATGCTACCCCAGAGACTACATGCAAACTATGCAACAactctaatttaatttattggCTCTCTCGTTAAGGAAGGACTGACTGGACTGTAACTTATACTTACCAAAACAAGATATAAGCTTTGTTCATgcatggaaaaagaaaacagtggGCTAGCTCTTGACCTAGAAACAAATGAGTGCAAACAAAAACCTTCTAATCATGGTACTAGTTAATAAAATCTTACAATTCTGAGTTGTTTTACAGATTTACACATTCGAGATAGTTAAATATAATATTCCAAGATAGAGAGAGTTATAAATAGTATAACAGGTCTATTctcataaattgttaaaaaagaaaattatctcTTCCTTTTGATTTCTAAACTTACTGCCCTCACTTTTTCATAAATAGATAACTAGCtaactcaaaatatttttaatctgTCCAACACCTCATAATTATGAGTTTATTAACTATTGTCGTAATATTTGACTCTTTGAAGGTTCGAATTGATCCTACTTCCTAGGATACGTACTCAGTCTTTAGGTTAGTTGTTACATTGCTAATTTGGTATGCATAACAAACGATACTTTCTCCGCATTGAAGGAGGCAATAACATGAATCATATATAAATCTAGCACATCTGACAGTAGAATTAATCTAGATTATATGCAATATTATACTTGCATATTTGTTATTAGGTGAAATTGATTACAATAAGTTCTAATtaattcaactagtaaagtaTTTGAtggtgcaattttttttttttttttttggttttttgagaaagatctTATGGTGAAACTAATTATTCATAATTGTTATTGTAGGAGCCCAAAAACGTAAAGTCCACTTAGAATAGTGGAGTCAGATTCTTTGGGCCCagtacaattaattttttagagcATAGGCTTGCAAGGTTAACTTTGACACATGGTTATGGTCCAGTTAGAGGGCTAAtataattagaattttaaaGATAACAAAAGAGATACAGTGATGAAGGAACAACAATCCCTGGGGTCTGGCCGGCCAAGAATGtactaatcaaaaaaaaaaaaaaaaaaaaagcttaagaGTTTTATACAAAGTCCTGTTCTTCAGTTTATATTTCTCTCGGTTCAGTATTTTTCTCTCATCCCCCATTTTTGGTGGTATTACTCTTCTTTATATAGGTCTTGGGATTGCAtcctagccctccacttgtaCAGCCAGGGTTTTTCctttggatgcttgtcccatcagagtTGTGCTGGAGGTGGTAAACTGTACTACAAGCTGTGAGTTCACTATTCAGGGGTCACTCCTTTATTAATATGGCCATCTGAGTTGTTACAATGTATTAAATGCAAAGGTGATAGTTACTTTATTaagatattttctttcttctttgtttccttgTCTCTTCCTCTCTTGGTTTCTTGTCTCATAGTGTTGTGGGCCTGCCTGGGAATTCCCGAGGGATGTTTGCTCCTCGGACTCCTTAGAGGATTGGCTTCTTTAAATTTTCTTCCTCAGGCTCCAGTCCTTGGGTCGAGCCAAGATCTAACGTGTGTGTGGCTCCTTTTTTCCTCCTTGGGCTAGGCCCACAGTTTCTAACTTGTACTCGATTACTTCACTCCTACAGTTATAGTTATATCATGTAACAATCACTAACAGGTTAACCACCGTGTGTGTGGCTCCTTTTTTCCTCCTCGGGCTAGGGTCACAGTTTCTAACTCGTACTCGATTCCTTCACTCCAACAGTTATAGTTATATCATGTAACAGTTACTAATAGGTTAATCACTGCGCACCTTTGGTGCGATGGTTAgtactctacaagtataagtacttgtggaaTGAGGGGTTAAGggttggggttcaagtctccaagaatgagttttacacacatataaactaaaattaagTTACActagaatttttatctttgttaaaaaagaaaaaaagttaaactTGGATAATTGGGTCTATCTAATACAAAATTCTATCTATtctagcttttcttttttatttgttaatctTTGTTATATCAATTCTATGGTTAATGGTgaagacataattttttttttccaagaggaccaataaaatatatatatatatatatataatacaataaaaaaattgcaagagagaggaggggatttttttttattattatttatttataaaaatccAGGGACCATGCCACACCTCCCTATGCCAGTGTCTACACTCTACAAAATGGGGTAAGTGAGTTGTTAGGGGTACCTGCGTTGTTATCCTGGTTAAGCATATCatactatattatattatattatatatatatatatatatttatatatatcatgaTAAAGGTTTATAAAAGTCAAAGTTGTGCCAAATGGTTGCCATGTTTAATTGCCAAAAGATTATGCCAAAttgaagcaattttttttttaatataaaaaaatagaaacaatatcTACTGTTTTCTTAATTCTACAGATAGACACAAACCAGGGATAGACCCAGGGGGCCTAAGGGGCCCGGACCCCCagcctaaagaaaaaaaaaagaaaataaattttgggcCCCCagctcaaagaaaaaaaaaatattggttatatttttttatttctagagTTGTGCctctctctttcaaaaattTAGTCCTGCTCCGCTTTTAATTAGTATAGCCCAACTAGCAACTATTcaactcaaaaacttaacaaaaacaaaattgcaatatagaaaataaaaaatcttagtCAACCTAGTATTAGAGTACTAGCATTTGGTGttctaaatgctaaatatttagtatttagattTTGAAACACTAAATACCAAAAACACTACTGTACGAAACATTTCAAATGTTATATTAAAGTAGCAAAAGTAATTTTTGattcttgaaaataaatttattttgcaaTAGTTGATGCTcttaagaaacaatattattttgtgtatttttgtcGTTATTAGTAGGTGATTACAtcttaatgtattaaaaaataattattttatgtatttatctTGGTTGATAGTTTGTTAATACGATAtgaatactttttttatttttattacttcgGCCCCCTAGTTTGAAATCCTAAGTCTGCCCCTAACACAAACGCTTAATTATtgatatcaacttttttttttttttttttcccctcactagttcacttatttttattagacaAAGGAATATTTGCCGTAAATGCTTCATTCTTCTTTTCCTGACGTACAACTTGTGTCCTACATTATATGATTGTATCAAACCAATGGATATCTTCACCTTGTTTCACCTTTTGCTATATGGTGTATATCTATCCAGTTTGACTCTAGAACaggcaaaatatatatatagacaatcATGTTTGACCATCTATAATCTTAAAATATCTAAAAGTATAATCTAAAGGAGCGgctctaagaatttttttaaaactagttactaagaaatttaaattatataaaatttaataaagagacaacttgaatatatcaacatcaccaaaaaaacacacacacacacatacaaatacatgaaatattacaatttttttgtactagtaaagaaaaaaaaaaagactaataagAGATAAAGTGGAAATTGAAAATGTTGATATGAGAATAGTAAAGTGACTTTATAATTAGTAACAGCTTACTAATAATTTGGTTCAATGAGCTATTATGGTTTAAGAGAtaaaatggaaattgaaaatGCTGATATGAGAATAATAAAGTGACTTTATAATTTGTAACAGCTTACTacataagatttattatgaaaatattgtggatgtagcaatactattatttttgttgaattcaaATTCTTGTGATTCTCATGTCATgttgtttaacatttttattaaggtggtcaaaataagttaatataatatgtaatatatttttttgtaagtatatatatacatttttttcaagTCAGAGTGGTCACTGAACagattaatttaaactaattattttttttgctaactataaaaaaaaaaaaaaaaaattgcaagtgAGGGTGGTCTTGTGATCACTCTCAGTCCCTCACATACAAGTGAAGCTGCCACTGTAAAGAAGTACACTATACATACCAACCTCCATTTGAAGTGCAAAATTTTCCAacggccaaaatgggcatttttCCCTATCGCTCAAAAGATGTAGCAAAATGCTCCTGTTCTGAAATTATCTAGCAAAATGCTAttgttttaaaactcgatttttagaaaattgagttatttggaaaaattcacatggaactcgagttccataattttttttttttttttaaagtttgattgcctataacttgattttctaaaaatcgagtttcaatgtaaaactcgatttttagaaaatcgagtgtCAAAACAGGGGTATTTTCCTAGATAATTTTAGAACATGAACATTTTGCTACATCTTTTGGGCAAAaggggcaaaagcccatttttgcCATTTTTCGACTCTGCTTTTAGCGAGAAAACATAATTAAAGTTGGCAACGGCTAAATCTCTCTCAAAGtcactttatttaaaataaaaaatccaaatttatgattaattagtttttaactttttataagaCTATTGATTTGCAATTACGCATGCTTACTATCAAACAAATAGAATTTCCtcaaccaataaataaataaataaaatcacaaaataGAAATGCCACAACTATCATAACATACGCACGGTCATTTTTTGTTGGGATAAAGTGTTGAAGACAAGCAAATTAAACGACACCGTGCATTTAAAACAAAGTGTTAGCTCAACAAAGCAAAACGCACAGTTTCATTAAAGGAAGCTTCAAACGCACCGATTTGTTTAAATGAAGCAACGGTCATTCATTACTAGCAAGCCGGTGTTGTATTGCTCAGTTATAAATTAGTTGCAGAAGGCAGGAATGTTTAGTTACTCTAATCCAACTGTTCATCTCAACCAATTCCACCTTTCACGGATTAATTCCATATTTTCAGTAATTGTAATTGTAGGGGCAAAGGCCCACAGGCCCAAAAG
This DNA window, taken from Quercus robur chromosome 2, dhQueRobu3.1, whole genome shotgun sequence, encodes the following:
- the LOC126699658 gene encoding probable indole-3-pyruvate monooxygenase YUCCA10, coding for METKVLIVGAGPSGLATSACLTHHSIPHLILEREDCYASLWKKRTYDRLGLHLAKEFCFLPHKPLPPDAPTFMPKDFFLKYVDDYVSQFNINPLYHRTVESASLVEAGKKWRIEAKNKLEGNVEVYHAEFLVVASGENNEGYIPDIKGLSSFPGEIVHSNHFKSGSRYKSKDVLVIGCGNSGMEIAYDLTDHGARTSIVIRSPFHVLTKELVHRGMSLLNYLPVYMVDTLITMLARLKYGDLTKYGIYRPLRGPFTHKNVTGRSPVIDVGTIGKIQNGGIEVVSEILNIEKNNVKFKNGTEKNFDAIVLATGYKSAANKWLKDYKYALNGDGMPKNRMPNHWKGEKGLYCAGLSRRGLFGVSMDAEAIANDINKVITSQK